The Schistocerca gregaria isolate iqSchGreg1 chromosome 1, iqSchGreg1.2, whole genome shotgun sequence genome includes a window with the following:
- the LOC126297863 gene encoding uncharacterized protein LOC126297863 codes for MQLEMDARPPAPSVASLADWQDKPADEELESYAEPPPASVESTAQWPDAPPNERLDRYSEPPPDSVESTAQWPDEPYNEKLERDSEPPPDSEESTAQWPDEPYNEKLERDSEPPPDSVESTAQWPDEPYNEKLERDSEPPPDSVESTAQWPDEPYNEKLERDSEPPPDSEESTAQWPDEPYNEKLERDSEPPPDSVESTAQWPDEPYNEKLERDSEPPPDSVESTPQWPDGPSNEKFDRYSEPQPGTVESTAQWPDEPYNKKFERVSEPPPDTVESTAQWPDEPYNEKWERDSEPPPVSVESTAQWPDEPYNEKLERDSEPPPDSVESTPQWPDGPSNEKFDRYSEPQPDTVESTAQWPDGPCNEKLERDSEPPPESVESTAQWPDEPCNEKLERYFEPPPDSVESTAQWPDEPYNEKLERDSEPPPDSVESTAQWPDEPYNEKLERDSEPPPDSVESTALWPDEPHNEKLERDSEPPPDSVESTAQWPDEPYNEKLERDSEPPPDSVESTAQWPDEPYNKKLERDSEPPPDSVESTAQWPDEPSNEKLDRNFEPPPDSVEGTAQWPNEPSNEKWERDSEPPPDSLESTAPWPDEPSNEKLDIHDEPSNMQCLATTSIFAEYCRLRASLSVGLMKLAPLKTGPFPIKTAFIVTGPPKKRAFTERKVCPIKAAFIVTGPPKIRAFTPKKVCPIKTSFCVTEPPKKKAFTCKFLVPSKTQVSGFDVTNNVKCP; via the coding sequence ATGCAGTTAGAGATGGATGCTAGACCACCAGCACCCTCAGTGGCATCTCTTGCAGACTGGCAGGACAAGCCAGCGGATGAGGAATTAGAGAGTTATGCTGAGCCACCACCagcctcagtagaaagtactgcacaatggcctgatgcgCCCCCTAATGAGAGGTTGGATAGAtattctgagccaccaccagactcagtagaaagtactgcacaatggcctgatgagccctataatgagaagttggaaagagattctgagccaccaccagactcagaagaaagtactgcacaatggcctgatgagccgtataatgagaagttggaaagagattctgagccaccaccagactcagtagaaagtactgcacaatggcctgatgagccctataatgagaagttggaaagagattctgagccaccaccagactcagtagaaagtactgcacaatggcctgatgagccctataatgagaagttggaaagagattctgagccaccaccagactcagaagaaagtactgcacaatggcccgATGAGCCCTacaatgagaagttggaaagagattctgagccaccaccagactctgtagaaagtactgcacaatggcctgatgagccctataatgagaagttggaaagagattctgagccaccaccagactcagtagaaagtactccaCAATGGCCTGATGGGCCCTCTAATGAAAAGTTCGATAGATATTCTGAGCCACAACCAGgcacagtagaaagtactgcacaatggcctgatgagccctataataaGAAGTTCGAAAGAGtttctgagccaccaccagacacagtagaaagtactgcacaatggcctgatgagccctataatgagaagtgggaaagagattctgagccaccaccagtctcagtagaaagtactgcacaatggcctgatgagccctataatgagaagttggaaagagattctgagccaccaccagactcagtagaaagtactccaCAATGGCCTGATGGGCCCTCTAATGAAAAGTTCGATAGATATTCTGAGCCACAACCAGacacagtagaaagtactgcacaatggcctgatgggccctgtaatgagaagttggaaagagattctgagccaccaccagaatcagtagaaagtactgcacaatggcctgatgagccctgtaatgagaagttggaaagatattttgagccaccaccagactcagtagaaagtactgcacaatggcctgatgagccctataatgagaagttggaaagagattctgagccaccaccagactcagtagaaagtactgcacaatggcctgatgagccgtataatgagaagttggaaagagattctgagccaccaccagactcagtagaaagtactgcactatggcctgatgagccccataatgagaagttggaaagagattctgagccaccaccagactcagtagaaagtactgcacaatggcctgatgagccctataatgagaagttagaaagagattctgagccaccaccagactcagtagaaagtactgcacaatggcctgatgagccgtataataagaagttggaaagagattctgagccaccaccagactcagtagaaagtactgcacaatggcctgatgagccctctaATGAGAAGTTGGATAGAAATTttgagccaccaccagactcagtagaaggtactgcacaatggcctaatGAGCCCTCTAATGAGAAatgggaaagagattctgagccaccaccagactcatTAGAAAGTACTGCACCTTGGCCTGATGAGCCCTCTAATGAGAAGTTGGATATACATGATGAGCCCTCCAATATGCAATGTTTGGCAACCACCTCTATTTTTGCAGAATATTGTCGTTTGAGAGCATCTCTTAGTGTTGGCCTTATGAAACTAGCGCCCTTAAAAACAGGACCATTTCCGATCAAAAcagcctttatcgttacaggcccaccGAAGAAGAGGGCCTTTACTGAACGGAAGGTGTGTCCTATTAAGGCAGCCTTCATAGTCACAGGCCCTCCAAAGATAAGAGCATTTACTCCAAAGAAGGTCTGTCCCATTAAAACGTCCTTTTGTGTTACTGAACCACCGAAGAAGAAGGCATTCACTTGTAAATTTCTTGTACCCAGTAAAACTCAAGTCTCTGGTTTTGATGTGACTAACAATGTAAAGTGCCCTTAA